A single window of Scomber scombrus chromosome 12, fScoSco1.1, whole genome shotgun sequence DNA harbors:
- the LOC133991928 gene encoding uncharacterized protein LOC133991928, which translates to MLFLPAAALCCLCSALVAMAAQLIQEDLTLTRRAGKKVSFSCRGTEECYSSYSVYWYQKKDTETFTRILNIRMSDGRVDKNYYNHPQKEDFSAAKKQNNYELQIQTVQLSHSATYYCSCWKSGSHNWVLVFGSGTKLFVDEQVVKPVVSVYPAASRAHLEGKSSLLCLASAMSPPLVRFSWKRQKKNGPLEELTSAEGEQLELREPGRSASILLLHQQENSTYKYYCDVKHEGGKVEAQTEQEVFVPPPPAPAAIPDFVPSQYQVLLLCVLYTVLIVKSLVYCCGLSLLMILRNKGPSTNCTHAD; encoded by the exons ATGCTtttcctcccagctgctgctctgtgctgtctgtgttcag cgctggttgccatggcagcacAGCTGATTCAGGAGGATTTAACGTTGACCAGGAGAGCTGGTAAAAAAGTCTCCTTCAGCTGTCGAGGAACTGAGGAGTGTTACAGTAGTTATTCTGTATACTGGTACCagaagaaagacacagaaacattcaCAAGGATTCTTAATATTCGCATGAGTGATGGTAGAGTAGATAAAAATTATTACAATCATCCTCAGAAAGAGGATTTCTCAGCTGCAAAGAAACAGAACAACTATGAGTTGCAGATCCAGACAGTTCAACTCTCACATTCAGCCACCTACTACTGCTCCTGTTGGAAATCTGGCTCCCACA ACTGGGTCCTCGTCTTTGGCTCTGGGACTAAACTGTTTGTAG ATGAGCAGGTAGTGAAGCCGGTGGTGAGCGTGTATCCAGCAGCATCCAGAGCCCACCTGGAGGGGAAGAGCTCCCTGCTGTGTCTGGCCTCAGCCATGTCTCCTCCTCTGGTCCGGTTCTCctggaaaagacagaagaagaacgGCCCACTGGAGGAGCTGACCTCTGCTGAGGGAGAGCAGCTGGAGCTCAGAGAGCCGGGACGCAGCGCCTCCATCCTGCTGCTTCATCAGCAAGAGAACAGCACATATAAATACTACTGCGACGTCAAGCACGAGGGGGGCAAAGTGGAGGCCCAAACAGAACAAG aggTTTTTGTTCCACCTCCACCAGCTCCGGCAGCTATACCAGATTTTGTCCCGTCTCAGTACCaggtgctgctgctctgtgtgctgtACACAGTGCTGATAGTGAAAAGTCTGGTGTACTGCTGTGGACTCTCTCTGCTGATGATCCTCAGAAACAAGGGACCGTCCACTAACTGCACACATGCTGACTGA
- the LOC133991929 gene encoding uncharacterized protein LOC133991929 yields the protein MLFLPAAALCCLCSALVAMAAQLSQDDLTLTRRAGETVSFSCRGTEQCNSGYYVWWYQKKDTETFTRILFIYMSDGTVDKDSYNHPHKDDFSAEKKQDNYELQIQRVQLSHSATYYCSCYQSGSHSWSYLIFGSGTKLFVDEQVVKPVVSVYPAASRAHLEGKSSLLCLASAMSPPLVRFSWKRQKKNGPLEELTSAEGEQLELREPGRSASILLLHQQENSTYKYRCDVKHEGGEVEAQTEQEVPAAAASCPPEREPADLPALQQADLLFQSQCRVKLLCVLYTVLIVKSLVYCCGLFLLMILRNKGPSTDCTHAD from the exons ATGCTtttcctcccagctgctgctctgtgctgtctgtgttcag cgctggttgccatggcagcacAGCTGAGTCAGGATGATTTAACATTGACCAGGAGAGCTGGTGAAACAGTCTCCTTCAGCTGTCGAGGAACTGAGCAGTGTAACAGTGGTTATTATGTATGGTGGTACCagaagaaagacacagaaacattcaCAAGGATTCTGTTCATTTACATGAGTGATGGTACAGTAGATAAAGATTCTTACAATCATCCTCATAAAGATGATTTCTCAGCTGAAAAGAAACAGGACAACTATGAGTTGCAGATCCAGAGAGTTCAACTCTCACATTCAGCCACCTACTACTGCTCCTGTTATCAATCTGGCTCCCACA GCTGGAGCTACCTCATCTTTGGCTCTGGGACTAAACTGTTTGTAG ATGAGCAGGTAGTGAAGCCCGTGGTGAGCGTGTACCCAGCAGCATCCAGAGCCCACCTGGAGGGGAAGAGCTCCCTGCTGTGTCTGGCCTCAGCCATGTCTCCTCCTCTGGTCCGGTTCTCctggaaaagacagaagaagaacgGCCCGCTGGAGGAGCTGACCTCTGCTGAGGGAGAGCAGCTGGAGCTCAGAGAGCCGGGACGCAGCGCCTCcatcctgctgctccatcagcaaGAGAACAGCACATATAAATACCGCTGTGACGTCAAGCACGAGGGGGGAGAAGTGGAGGCCCAAACAGAACAAG aggttccagctgcagcagcctcCTGTCCTCCAGAGAGAGAGCCAGCAGACCTGCCAGCTCTGCAGCAAGCTGACT tgctctTCCAGTCTCAGTGCAGGgtgaagctgctctgtgtgctgTACACAGTGCTGATAGTGAAGAGTCTGGTGTACTGCTGTGGACTCTTTCTGCTGATGATCCTCAGAAACAAGGGACCGTCCACCGACTGCACACATGCTGACTGA
- the LOC133991924 gene encoding uncharacterized protein LOC133991924 has protein sequence MLFLPAAALCCLCSALVAMAAQLIQEDLTLTKRAGEKVSFSCRGTEQCSGLNVYWYQKKDTETFTRILDIGISSGTVNYKDYFNHPQKDDFSVAKKQNNYELQIQTVQLSHSATYYCSCYKYRSHSWSYLIFGSGTKLFVDEQIVKPVVSVYPAASRAHLEGKSSLLCLASAMSPPLVRFSWKRQKKNGPLEELTSAEGEQLELREPGRSASILLLHQQEDSTYKYRCYVKHEGGKVRAQTEQEVSLNPPTPAPTAIPIPTATSSPTATSAPTATSAPTAPPDFVPSQYQVLLLCVLYTVLIVKSLVYCCGLSLLMILRNKGPSTNCTNAD, from the exons ATGCTtttcctcccagctgctgctctgtgctgtctgtgttcag cgctggttgccatggcagcacAGCTGATTCAGGAAGATTTAACGCTGACCAAGAGAGCTGGTGAAAAAGTCTCCTTCAGCTGTCGAGGAACTGAGCAGTGTAGTGGTTTAAATGTATACTGGTACCagaagaaagacacagaaacattcaCAAGGATTCTGGACATTGGCATTAGTAGTGGTACAGTAAATTATAAAGATTATTTCAATCACCCTCAGAAAGATGATTTCTCAGTTGCAAAGAAACAGAACAACTATGAGTTGCAGATCCAGACAGTTCAACTCTCACATTCAGCCACCTACTACTGCTCCTGTTATAAATATCGCTCCCACA GCTGGAGCTACCTCATCTTTGGCTCTGGGACTAAACTGTTTGTAG ATGAGCAGATAGTGAAGCCCGTGGTAAGCGTGTACCCAGCAGCATCCAGAGCCCACCTGGAGGGGAAGAGCTCCCTGCTGTGTCTGGCCTCAGCCATGTCTCCTCCTCTGGTCCGGTTCTCctggaaaagacagaagaagaacgGTCCGCTGGAGGAGCTGACCTCTGCTGAGGGAGAGCAGCTGGAGCTCAGAGAGCCGGGACGCAGCGCCTCcatcctgctgctccatcagcaaGAGGACAGCACATATAAGTACCGCTGCTACGTCAAGCACGAGGGGGGCAAAGTGAGGGCCCAAACGGAACAAG AGGTTTCTCTTAATCCACCAACCCCAGCTCCGACAGCTATACCAATTCCGACAGCTACATCATCTCCGACAGCTACATCAGCTCCGACAGCTACATCAGCTCCAACAGCTCCACCAGATTTTGTTCCGTCTCAGTACCaggtgctgctgctctgtgtgctgtACACAGTGCTGATAGTGAAGAGTCTGGTGTACTGCTGTGGACTCTCTCTGCTGATGATCCTCAGAAACAAGGGACCGTCTACCAACTGCACAAATGCTGACTGA
- the LOC133991922 gene encoding zinc finger protein 420-like: MTNHDKARKKKKKISQTRTTTSSMEENQNPDSLSATTSKQKQTGRKEIKYHCCPEAATTSRYLPIPQKTHTGEKPYRCEQCGKTFTKDCNLKTHQRIHTGEKPYSCEQCGKTFTNSSQLKLHQRIHTGEKPYSCEQCGKTFTHSSHLKFHQRIHTGEKPYSCAQCGKTFTHNSHLKIHQRIHTGEKPYSCEQCGKTFTHNSSLKTHQYIHTGEKPYSCEQCGKTFTDNSSLKTHQHIHTGEKHYWCELCGKTFTHNSHLKIHQRIHTGEKPYSCELCGKTFTHNSSLKKHQRIHTGEKPYSCEQCGKTFTHNSSLKTHQCIHTGEKPYSCEQCGQTFTHNSSLKTHQLIHTGEKPYSCELCGKTFTKDSSLKQHIHIHTGEKPYSCELCGKTFTKDSNLKQHQSIHTGEKPYSCELCGKTFPHNNSLKRHQRIHTGEKPYSCEQCGKTFTHNSSLQTHQRIHTGEKPYWCEQCGKMFTDSNNLKQHQRIHTGEKPYSCEQCGKTFTHNSSLKTHQRIHTGENDL; the protein is encoded by the exons ATGACCAACCACgataaagcaagaaaaaagaagaagaagatttcACAAACCAGAACTACTACGAGCAGCATGGAGGAGAACCAGAACCCGGACTCACTGTCTGCTACCACCAGTAAACAG aaacaaacaggaagaaaggaaatcaAATATCACTGCTGTCCGGAAGCCGCCACCACATCAAGATATTTACCAATTCCTCAGAAAactcacactggagagaagccgtacaggtgtgagcaatgtgggaaaactttcactaaagactgtaatttaaaaacacaccaacgcattcacactggagagaagccatacagctgtgagcaatgtgggaaaactttcactaATAGCAGTCAATTAAAATTAcatcaacgcattcacactggagagaagccgtacagctgtgagcaatgtgggaaaactttcaccCATAGCAGTCATTTAAAATTCcatcaacgcattcacactggagagaagccgtacagctgtgcgcaatgtgggaaaacttttactcataacagtcatttaaaaattcatcaacgcattcacactggagagaagccgtacagctgtgagcaatgtgggaaaacgtTCACTCACAACAGCTCCCTAAAAACACACCAAtacattcacactggagagaagccgtacagctgtgagcaatgtgggaaaactttcactgACAACAGCTCcctaaaaacacaccaacacattcacactggagagaagcatTACTGGTGTGAGCTATGTGGGAAAACTTTTACTcataacagtcatttaaaaatccatcaacgcattcacactggagagaagccgtacagctgtgagctaTGTGGTAAAACTTTCACTCATAACAGTAGTCTAAAAAaacaccaacgcattcacactggagagaagccgtacagctgtgagcaatgtgggaaaacgtTCACTCACAACAGCTCCCTAAAAACACACCAatgcattcacactggagagaaaccgtacagctgtgagcaatgtgggcaAACGTTCACTCACAACAGCTCCCTAAAAACACACCAActcattcacactggagagaagccgtacagctgtgagctatgtgggaaaactttcactaAAGACAGTAGtctaaaacaacacatacacattcacactggagagaagccgtacagctgtgagctatgtgggaaaactttcactaAAGACAGTAATCTAAAACAACACCAAAGCATTCATAccggagagaagccgtacagctgtgagctatgtgggaaaactttcccTCACAACAACTCCCTAAAAAgacaccaacgcattcacactggagagaagccgtacagctgtgagcaatgtgggaaaactttcactcaCAACAGCTCCCTACAAAcacaccaacgcattcacactggggAGAAGCCTTACTggtgtgagcaatgtgggaaaatgTTCACTGACAGCAATAATCTAAAACaacaccaacgcattcacactggagagaagccgtacagctgtgagcaatgtgggaaaactttcactcaCAACAGCTCCCTAAAAAcacaccaacgcattcacactggagagaatgATTTGTGA